The Thermodesulfatator atlanticus DSM 21156 sequence GGAAAAGCTTATACCCTTTGCCGCTGAGGTTGGTTGTGACGTGGTGGCTCTTTTGTGGGGTCCTGAAGGGATGCCGCGTGATGCCAACGAAAGGGCGGCTATGGCTGTTGATTTGATTATGGCGCTTAACGAAGCCGGTATCCCCAACGAAAAGATCTGGGTTGATCCCATCGGCACTCCTATCACCCTTGGTGCAGACCAGATTCTTGAAGGGCTTAATTTCCTGGCCATGCTTTCTGACATTGCCCCAGGGTGTAAGAGCACCATTGGTCTTTCCAACGTTTCTAACGGGGTTCCCAAGCACCTGCGGCCTTATCTTGACCGGGTTTATCTGATGATGCTCATGAAATACAACATCTATTCCGCAATCCTTAACATATACGACCAGGAGCTTGTTGAAATTGCCAAAGGAAAACACCCAGAGTGGGTAAAACTGGTGCACGATATGATGGACGGCGACGAACCTGATCCTGCAACCCTTTCACCCAAAGAACTCGAGATTTATAAGACCGCACGGGTCTTGCTCGGAAAGACTATCTTCTCTGAGTCCTGGCTAGAACTTTAAAATCCTGCCTTGTAGGCAAAAGGGCAGGGGGAGGCCAAATGAAGATATGGGTTAATGACGAGGCGATAAATATTCCTCAAGAGGCGGAAAATTTACTTGAGGTTTTGAGGGCTTCAGGAATTGAGATTCCGAGCCTTTGCTATGTTAAAGGGCTTTCTGAACCCCCGGTGCCCTGTGGTATGTGTGTGGTAGAAATCGAAGGAAGGGGTATTGTACGGGCCTGTGCCACCAAGCCAGAAGAGGGCCTGCGGATTAAAACCGACACCGAAACGATAAAAAACATTCGTCGCCAGAAACTCGAGGCCCTGGTTGCCAACCACTATGGGGATTGTAAGGCCCCGTGTCATGGGCCCTGTCCAGGGGGGATAAATATTCAGGGCTATATCGCCTTTATTGCCAGAGGTGAATACGCTTCTGCCCTGAGTCTTATCAAAGAAAAACTTCCTCTCCCTGCCCTGGTTGGTCGGGTGTGTCCTCGTTTTTGTGAGCCCCGCTGTCGTAGGGCCTTGGTTGATGTACCTGTAGGTATAAATAACCTTAAGCGTTTCGTAGCTGATTGGGGTTTAAAGAATAAAACCGTAAAGCCTGAAATTTCACCTTCCACAGGCAAAAAAGTTGCTATTGTTGGGGCTGGACCAGCGGGTTTGACGTGCGCTTATTTTTTGCGCTTAAAAGGCCACGATGTCACCATCTTTGAAGCGCGGGATGAACCAGGTGGTATGCCGCGCTGGGCGTACCCAGATTATAAGATTCCAAAAGACATCTTGCGCCTTGAGATAGATCAAATCCTTGAGTTAGGCGTTGAGCTGCGCACTGGAAAACGCTGGGGTTATGACTTTGCGATTGAGGACCTTTTTAACGAAGGCTTCAGCGCGGTTTTCCTGGCCATAGGTTCTTACAAGTGCCGTAGCACTAACTTCCCGGGTGAAGAACATACCGTCACCGGGTTGTCAGTTCTTTACCAATTAAACAGTGGCGATATTCCTAAGGTTGGGAAAAAAGTGCTGGTGCTTGGGGGAGGTTATACCGCAATTGATGTTGCCCGCAGCCTTTTGCGTTTGGGGGCAGATGTAACGCTGGTTTATCCGCGTTCGCGCATGGAAATGCCGGCTCCCCAAAGAGAAGTGCTTGAGGCTGAAAAAGAAGGGGTACATTTGTTTCTCATGGCGCAACCCCTTCGTATTGCAAAAGAAGGCGAAAAATACAGAGTCCTGATCGCTAGAACGCGCCTTTCTTCACCTGAAAAGTCAAAAGCAAGAAAAGTCGAACCAGTGCCCGGTACAGAAAAAGAATTCGAGTACGATTTTGTGGTACGGGCCTGGGGTGAGGAACCAGACATTGAATTCAAAAAATACGGAAAAATAGAAGCAAAGCTAGCGGTAAATCCCAAGGGTATTATCAAAGTTGCCACAGGCACCCAGGCAACCAATATCCCCGGGATTTGGGCTGGTGGTGATTTTGTCTCTGGGCCCAAGACCGTTATCCAGGCGGTGGCTTCTGGCAGACGCGCTGCTGAAAACATCGATAAGTATCTCCGTGAAGAAAAACAACCCACTAAAAAAAGTGCGGTCACGGTCAAGTTTGATTTTAACCGGGGAAGGCGCTTTGAAGATATGGACCTTGACTTTTACGCAGACTTTCCCGTGATTCCTCGGGAGCGTCCCGGGGAAGTTTCTTTAAGTGAACGTAAGAACTCATTTAAGGAAATCTATGAAACACTCAGCGAAGAAGCTGCACGTAAAGAAGCAGAAAGATGTCTTAAGTGTGGGTGTCTGGGTTATCACAAATGTAGTTTTAGGGATCTTCTCATAGCAGAGAATGTTCCGGCAACCAAGGGGCGCAAACGCGCCAAATATAAACTTGAAACTGACCACTTTTTCATCGAAGTTGACTCCAATAAGTGCGTGGGATGTTATCGTTGTGTGCGGGTATGCCAGTATGGGGGGATAGAACTTACGATTTTTGCGCAAGACACCCCTGAAGAAGAAATCCATTTTTCCTTTACCGAAGATTGCGTTTCCTGTGGTGCTTGTGTTGATGCGTGCCCAACGGGTGCCCTTACCAGAAAAGACTCTTCGGTGCCTTTTGTCAGAGAAGAAGCCAAAGTGATAAGGACGGTGTGTCCGTATTGTGGCACGGGTTGCAATGTTTTGGCAAGTGTTAAGAACGAAAGCATCCTTGAGATGCGAGCGGCTTCCGGCCCGCCAAATTATGGAGATCTATGTGTAAAGGGTCGCTTTGGCTATCAATTTTATAGGAGTCCTGAGCGCTTAAAAAAACCACTTTTACGAGAGAGTCGGGATGAGGATTTTCGCGAAGTATCCTGGGAGGAAGCCCTTGACTTTGTCGCAGAAAGACTTCGCAAGATAAAAGATGAATTTGGTCCCGATGCGATAGGGGTATTATGTTCGGCACGTACCACCAATGAAGATACTTATGTAGCGCAAAAATTTGCCAGGGCGGTTATCGGCACCCATAATGTTGACAATCCTGCCAGAGTCTGACACGCACCTTCGGTCGCTGGGCTTGCGGCCACTTTTGGTTCTGGTGCAGCTACAGGTCCTTTTGATGAATTAGAACGCACTGATCTCTTAATCCTCTGGGGAGCAAACACCACTGAGGCCCATCCTGTAATAGGGGGGCGAATTTTAAAGGCCCTTGCGCGGGGTATGAAACTAATAGTAGTGGATCCCCGAAAGACAGAGCTTGCGGAAAAGGCCCTGCTTTGGCTTCCTATTCGTCCAGGAACAAACGTTCCCCTGGCCAATGGCATTGCCCACGTGATTCTCAAAGAGAATCTTTGTAACCAGGAATTTATTGAAAAACGTACTGAAAATTTTGAAGCATACGCTAATTACATACTTTCTGAATGGCCCCTTGAAAGGGTAGAAAGACTAACCGGTGTTCGTCGTGAGTACATAGTACAGCTAGCCCGTCTTTATGCGCGTAGTGAAAAAGCCCTTATTTTTTGGGGGCTTGGAGTAACAGAGCACCGTAGCGGCAGCCAGGGAGCAATGGCCCTTGCTAACCTGGCTCTGCTTTGCGGGCATGTGGGACGCCCGGGCACAGGGGCCATGCCCCTGAGGGGACAAAACAATGTTCAAGGGGCCTGTGACATGGGGGCCTTGCCCTATGTCCTTCCAGCCTACCAAAAGATGGCAGACCCCCTGGTAAAGAAGAAGTTTCTCGATATATGGGGAGTGCCTTTACCTGAGAATCCCGGGCTTACGGAAACCATGATGTATAGGGCTGCTCTGGATGGCTCTGTTAAAGCGCTTTATGTCATAGGATATGATGTGGCAGCTACCCACGGAAACTTAAAAAGAGTACATAATGCTTTGTCTTCTTTGGATCTTTTGGTGGTTCAAGATATATTTTGGCCTGTAACCGCAAATTTCGCCCACGTGGTGTTTCCGGCAGCCTGTCTTTTTGAAAAAGACGGTACCACAGACAATGGTGAACGCCGGGTACAGCGTATTCGAAAACTAATCGACCCGCCTGGAGAGGCCTGGCCTGACTGGAAAATCGTAGCAGAAGTCTCAAAACGCCTTGGTTATCATATGGACTACCGTTGTGCTGAAGACATTTTTAATGAAATGCGCAGGATTATGCCTTCTTTTGCAGGAATTACTTATGAAAGACTTGAAAAGGAAACCCTTTGTTGGCCGGTCCCAGACCTTGATCACCCGGGCACAGAGCTTATGTTCCAGGAGAAATTTTCAAGGGATTCTGGCAAGGGCTTTTTTGCTATTCCCAAGTACTATAGCTCTCTTGATAAAATCGAGTCTTCGTATCCCTTAATCCTTATTACCGGGCGAAGACTTATGCACTACAATTGTGGCTCTATGACAAGAAGAGTGGAAGCCCTTTATGAGGCCCTTCCTGAAGAGTTGGTAGAGATTAATCCCAAAGATGCAAGAAAATTAAAAGTTAGGGAACGAGATCCCATAAAAATAATTACCCCCAGGGGAGAGATCGTCGCACGGGCTCACATTACTACCAGAGTACGACCGGGAATTATTTTTATGGATTTTCATTTTGAAGATCCTCTCACTAATTTGATTACCAGTGCAGGAATTGATACCGAGGTCCACACCCCAGAATACAAAGTAGCCTGTGCCAGGATTGAAAAGCTGTAAGAAAGGGCGGAAAACCGCCCTTTCTTCTTAATCCATAGGATGCATGGGCTTTCCGCAACAGACAGGAGCTTCTCCGCGAGGGAATTCTTCCATACGATTGCATTCCATGCACACGTAGCGAATCTTTTCTTGGGGTGTGCTTGCTTGGCCCTTGGGAATTTTTATCCCTTCCACCTGGAACATGGCTTCCTTGCTTGAACCCGGCATATAAACCCCAATTGGAGTGAGTTTCAGGCTTTCGCCTTCACAAGAGACGATATATTGCCAGAGTTTGTTTAGTTCTTGTTCTTCCTGTTCGTTTTCAGGAATAAACTTGACTATTTGCTTGTCTATTTCAATTCTCATAAAAGCCCCCCTATTTGCTTTATTCTTCGACTTCTTGCATAGGACGGAAAGCCTTTTTACTTGCCCCGCAAACCGGGCAACGCCAATCCTCTGGGAGTTCTTCAAAAGGAGTGCCTGGAGGGATTTTTCCCTTGCGGTCTCCCTTAGAGGGAATGTACATATAGCCACAATTGCTGGTGGAACAAATATACGCTCCTTCATACATATTAGCAGCCATTTAAGACCTCCTTATAGTTATTTTAAATAATTCTAAGATACTAGAGTTTTCAAGTCAATAAATTATTTAACAAAAATATATGAAATGAGACCTTTGTAGAGAACAGGATCTGTTCCCATTTTTCAAAACAAAAAATCCTTGCGGTCGTGCTTTCAACACTGTTCTCGGTAATTCTGCAAAGGTCACTATAAAAGTATTTATCACACGAGTGACTCTTTCCTCTGCTAAGGGTGGTAAGGCCCGAAGCATCTACAGGTCGATTCATGGATCCTTCGCCTTCGGTTAAAGGCTAAGAGTATAAGACTGAGAGTGATACTGAATAGAAGGCTCTTTTGCGGGGTGCCAATAGCTTTCTAAGGACATAGTTCTATTTCTTCTTGACCACCAGTTTAAAGCGCTTGCCAAGTTTAGAGACGTCTAGCCCAGGCTTGGTTTCTTTTGTTGAAGAAGTCTTCCCTGAAGACTTGCTCCCTTTAGCATCTGGTTTATGGAAGACAACCCAGCCAAAGGGCTTGAGGCCTGAGGGGTTGTGGACCTTGGAAAATTCTCCCGCCAGCCAGAGGGTGGTGGCATGATCTTGATAGGTGTTCTTCCCCTTCCCGCGGATCAGGATGTGACGGAAGCCCTCGATGGTAACGCATTCTGCCCCGCTATGACGCCCGACCCGGAGAGGAGTCCCCTCTTCGGGAAAGAGGGGAACGCTTGCTCCCATTTGGGAGAGGTCTTCAAACTCCCGGTCCCTTTCTCCTCCGTAAAAGGCAGTTGCTGCCTGGATTAGCTCTTCAAAGCTTACGGGAGCACTGATAAGACAAGTTTTTCTAGAATCTTTTGTTTTTATTCTGGGAGGAGGATCATGGATAGTTATTTCTCCTTCAAAAATCGCCCCGGGCTCGATGACTTCAAGAATTTGATAAGGCCCGCGGGCACTAGTGCCGTCTTTTTTGCGGTTTACCGCATAGACGATTCTGGTCTTTACCGGGCCTTTGGGGCGAAAGTCAGAGACCTTTATCAAGCGGAAGGGATCATTTTTGAAGTTTTCGTAATTTAGAATTTCTTGTTCTAATTTTTTAGCTTCACATTTTATTCTTCCTCGGCGATTTTGACGGCAGTAATCCTGGTATGACTTTCCCTGGACTTTGTGGCGCCTTTTGTTGAGCACCGCAGTGCGCAAAGCGCCTTTTACCGAAGAGCCCGGAATGATGGGCTGGTTATCATTGGGAGAAAAAGCCGTGCGATAGATAGTGAATTTATTAAATTCCTTTTCTAATTGTTTACCAGTGAGTGACTGCATCCGCCGGTAATGTTCTAAAAACCCCTCACAAAGCTCTATGCGCCTTACAATAAAATCCCTAAGTCCCTGGTTGAGAAAGTTGAGACAGGTTTGGTCAACAAAAGCGTAAAGATTTAGCAAACTTTGTAATGTTCCGGCAAAGCATATTTTCTTAAATTTTTGCAGCTCTGAAGCAGAAAAGTGCGCGCAAAATTTTTCAAAGTCGATGATACAAAGCTCTCTCCTGGAAGGGTCTATGAAAAACTCCGTGGGCTCATAGACTTCACCGGTCCCGATATGGAGAGGAGAAACTACCTGTGCCTCTATTTTAAAGGTCTGCATCAAAGGCCCTCCAGCGGTAAAACGATACTAAAGCCCTGGCCTAAGGTATTGCTTTCGGCCTTAGAAAGCCCGGTTAAGGCCCGGCCAAGGTATGGCCCTTTTGGTTCTTTGCATTGAACCACAGCGCCTTCATCAGCCATAAGTATTGGATTTTTAAAAGGGTTTTTGCTCAACACGAGATAGCTTCCGTGGCGGCCAAAACGGACAAAAGGCTGATACCACAGGCGTTCGTATTCATTTTCCCGGGGAACATATGGAGAAAGGGTATAGAGCATATTTTGGGGCTCAGGAAGGGGGTGTTCCTTTATACTTATTAGGCGGAAGCGGCCCAGCCCACTTGAGGCGTCTCTTCCAAAACCAGTAAGACCTATGCGTAAAAAGGCCTTTTTAATTTGTTTAACATCAAGAACTTCTTCCCTGTAAAGCACAAACACGCTGAGTTTCATCTCGGGCAGAAACCATGAGTTTTCAAGTTGGTAAGGGGCAAATCCTTCGCCGGTGCTAAAGGTCTTACGATTGATAGCGTTATGTGGTTGGGCAAGTTTTTTTACAAAACTTTTTACTTCCTGCGCGGCAAAATAGTCCCCGATTTCCTGTCTTAAAAGGTCTGTTGCCTCGGTATCGTTTAAAAACTCTGTATTTTCGAGGTTTATTTTGAGCTCTTTTACCAGCATCCACTTCTTTTTCTTTTGGTCTTTGCGTTTGCTTAAGGTTTCAAAGCAGTCCTGGCCTTTTTCTGTGTGAAAATACTTAAGAGGAAGAGAAGGTCTCGGCATAAGCCAGCCTTCTTTTAGCCGGGGGAAGGCCGAGGAAAACACCACAATGGGCTCGTGGCCGTAGGTGTCTTTCAGATGAGAAAGATTGCCGCTGATTAATTCTGGGTCGTAGATTAGCTGCCAGAAAAAGTGCCCGAAGATAGTGTCTCCCTTCAGGGGAGTGCCAAAGGCGGAAAGTGGTTCAATGATTATTTCGAGAAATTTCATAGGCTATTTCCACTTCTTCGAGTTAAAAAGTCTTTAATAACGCTGTTTTTTGTCATCCTGAGCCGCTCTTTTTGTCATCCTGAGCGAAGCGAAGGATCCGCCAATCAACCTGTGGATTCTTCGGGTGCTAACGCGCCCTCAGAATGACAGAGGTAATTTGTCATCCTGAGCGAAGCGTCAGTTTCCTGTCATCCTGAGCGAAGCGTCAGCGGAGCGAAGGATCCACAGATCACCGCCACAGAATTCCCGTTAACTTCCTCTTGAGATTGCTTGGGTCGCTTAAGCTCTTTCACCATGATAATGGTTTAAGGTCATGGGACCTTTGCAAAATTGCCGAGATCAGTATGCAAGCACAACCGCAAGGGATCCGTTCCCATTTTTCGGAACGAAAAATGGGAACGGATCCAAAACGAGCCTTAAAAAGATATTTTGCAAAGGTCTCGTCATATATTTTTGAACCTCTAATTAAAAGCTTTTATCTTCTTAAATTTCTCCTTAAGCTCGTTGTCATCAAACTCAAACTTGATGCGGCCGTAGCCACGGCTGCCAGAGCCGCCAAGGGCGTCGTACTCAAGGAGCTTAAGGCCCTCCAATAGAAGCTCCTCAAGTCCTTCATCACCTTCAAACTCCTTCAGGGTAATGCTGAAGCAAAACTCCACTCCTGCAGGCACCCTTTCGGTAAAGCGGGGGTTTTCCGCTGTTCCCGTGATGCGATTAATAGAATTTTCCGCCTTGACCTCGGTAAGAACAATTTCGCCTTTTTGGGCTTTTTCTCGGCATTTTTCAGTTAAAAAACAGTCGCTAAAAGAGACTCGCGTGGGGCCCAAATTTAAATCTTCTTTAGTTTTAGTGTCTGCACTTGCACCAAAAAGTTTAATTATTTTTTCTGCACTTTGTTTCTCCTCTGGAGATAAGTGTTCTTTCATTAAAATTTTTGCTGATAGAGGTTTACGAGGATCTTCATTTTTTGAAATAAGTCCGCTTTTAAGCTCAAGAAGAGAACGTACTTTGCCTTTAAGGGAAGAGCCAGGGATGTATGGCTCGTGGGTAAAGGGGTGTTTTACCACGGGATTATCTGTGCCACCGATGTGCATTTCGATGTCTCCTGCGCCGATATGAAGACCTGTTTCAAGGATGATTTTTCCCGTTATTTCTTTGATGGCTACGAGTTTCATGTTGGGCCTCCTAGATTAATTACGTGGACGGCATTCTTTGTAGTAGGCCATAAAGGCCTCAAGAAAATCGGTAATTACCTGCAAATCTTTCTGGTTATTAACGGCCTTAATCAACTCATCCATCATGGAAACAAAAGAATCTGTTATTAAATCTCGTCCTTTAGAATAATGAACTAATGCTAATTGCTTGTGCAATTGAGCTAATATTACATTCCATTTGGCTTCATCGAGTTGACTTTTAGCTCGTTGGTTGAGATTAAAAATGACATCATAATATTTTCGTAATTGTGTAGATTTATTTTTACGTCCTCGAGGCCCACCACCTTCTTCGCTTATATGGTGCGCCAGTTTTTGGGCAAGCGCTGAAAAGGCAAGGGGATTAACCTCACCCTTGGCTTTGTCTTTCCAGATTTGTTCCACTAAAGCCATGGTTCCCTCCTAGAGGCGTTGTTTACGCGTCTCATAAAGAAGCGGCCAGAGGGCCAGCACAAAGCTTCCGCGATACTGAGCAAGCCAGGTGTAAAGCCTCCCTACCACCTGTTGATAAGTTGCTTGCCAATTATTTTTCACCTGGCGCTCTACCATGCGCACGAGAAAGTAGCGCAAAAAAGCCGGCCACTTTACACACTTAAGCCTGTGCCAGGGTATAGAAGATGACGAGAGAAAAAGGGCTTCTTCTTGTGCCAGGGCAGCCAGTTCGTTTAAGCGATAAAGCCCGCGACGGGTGAAAATATTTTGGCTATACCAGTTTGCAAGGGTTTGCTCTATTCCAAAAAGGTTTTCGAAATCCTGCCACTTAACAGCCATGCCAAACATGGAAATGGCCTTTTTCCCCTTACACCCCTTGGCAAGGTTCAGGGCCTCTTCTGCCTCTTCGGCCATAAGATCAACAGGCACGTGAGGCTTGTGAAGTGTTATGCCCGCGGAAAAGTGAAGTTTCGGGTTTTCGCACACGTAAGCAGCAAACTTTTCCCGCAAAAAAAGGGCCAGCTCGCGCACCCTGTTCCACGGGCCGATGAGGAAGAGATCGTCACCGCCGGCAAAGACCGTATAAACGTCTTGAAAACGGCCGTTTTCTTCGTGTTCCAGGGCATAAGGGAGGTAAATCGTAAAAAAGTTGTTTAGCTGGCGACTCATGGTGGAAAGCCGCGAGATGGTAAAAAGCCCTTCTGGAAGCCCGCAGCCAAAAATGGCCCCAAGGTTATCCACGTCAGCCTTAAGCACCCCCAGGGCCGGCAGGCCGTAGAACTTGCGTTTTTCTGGATTTTCTTCCGCAGGCTTTTGTTCCAGGGCAAGCTGCGCCAGATGATAAAAAGTCTTCGGAGCTCCTACCTCTATTTGGTCAATGAGAGAAAGAACTTTTTCTTCTTTTTTCTGGCCTACGAGATAGCGGTCATCCTGTTGGTCCTCTTTTTTAAAGACCGGCACGTAGCCGTTAATAGGCAAAAAGGTAGCCCCAACAGGGGCCTTGCCTTCTTTTACGTTTAAGTCGTAAAGACGAATAAGTTTTTTGTTGTCAGCAAGCTCTTTCGCACAACTATTTAGGAATTTTAGTTGATAAAGGCCGAAAAGTGGCTCTTTAAGATCACCGGCATCGTCTTTGATAACAGCCAGGCGCTCGCCTTTAACAAGCTTTGTGCCCAAAAAGGCCTGGTCCCTACAGAGCTTACAAGCGCAAGCCTTTTCTTCTTGTCCCCTACGTTTGATGTAGTCGTCGTTCAAGACTTCCTTGGCCGAAGGCCGCGTGTCACAGAGCGGACAAATTGCTTGGGGAAGCTCGTTGTCAAAGCTATCAAGGTAGTCTTCAAATACGCCACCATAGTGCGCAAGCTCAAACCTGTTGAACTTGGCCTCTTCAAGGTTATCAAGGTGCCTTTGCCAGAGTTTTACGAAACTTCCCCCGGTAAACTCAGAAGGGCTGGCCTCTGTGACGGCAAACCCAATGGCACATTCCCCAAAAAAGTTTTCGTAAAGCCAGCGATTTATTTCCTCGCGCACCTCGCCTATGGCCTTTTTGGCATTTTCCGTGTTGGGGGCAAGGAGATGAAACTTACCCGCAGCGGAGAAAAATACCGAAAGGAAGCTCAGGCCTATTTTTTCACAGAGCATTTCCGCAGCAAGCTCCATCAAGAGAGACACCAGAAAAGAACGCCCCCTCAAGAGCTTGGCCCGGTGGTGACGCTCCTCTCCGCCGCCGCGGAAGATGAAATGCTGAATGCCGTAAAAATCCCCTGAGACCAGGAAAAATTTTTTCGGGTTGTCATCACTTATGGCCTTCTCGTTAAGGCTTTCATTTTCGCGATGGTAGAGGTAAAGGGCCCCGGCTAAGGCCGCGGTGGTGCGCAGGTGGTCATAAAGAGAGACGTCATGGACGACCTTACCCACCCGCGCTGCCGGAATGTGGCTGGCATAAATACGCAGTAAAGAGTCAAAATGTTGCGCCCACAATTCCACGTGCTTCCTATGGCAAAGGGAAGTCAGGTCTTTTTCAAAATTTTCGAAAAGCCTGCGATATTCCTCTTTGGCTTCTTGCTTTTTTGGGTCTTTTGATTTTACCGGAAAGATGTTTTTCGCGGAGACGGGCGCAAGGGGATAGCGATACTCAAAATCTTCAGGCTTGTCGAATTTTTTGTCTTGTCGAAGAAGCCGCTCAAAAATAGGCAAAAGCCTGGTCTGCCGGTACTCACGAATACCAATCTCTTCGCCTTTTTGAAATTCGGCCCGGTCAAAACCGCTGCTAAGCCTGTCGGCCTGAGTGATGATGAACTGAAGAGCAGTTTCTGGCTTATGGTGCTTGGCCGCAAGGTTAATAAAGGAATCAACGCGTTCTCCTTCTCCCCAATCACGCGCGTTCAGTTCTTCCGGCAGGATGGACTTATATTTTTCAATAAAGGCAGCGGTATAAAGGGCGTGGGCATGAGTATGGTGACCATCTCTAAAAGGTTGGTAAAGATCAGCGTTGTTTTCTTGGTAGCCGGCAGGAAGAGCTAAAGCCTCTTGTGCAAACTTACCAATATCGTGAAAGAGGGCGGCCAGCGATATCTTTAAAACAGTATCTTTCATGCGCTTTTAACCCCATTATCCCCGCCCCCTTAAATTAAGAAGCCTGTGTATCATTTTTAGTTATCCCTGTCAAACATTTTTTGTTATTAATTGGGAGCCTTTTTACCTAACAA is a genomic window containing:
- the csm3 gene encoding type III-A CRISPR-associated RAMP protein Csm3 → MKLVAIKEITGKIILETGLHIGAGDIEMHIGGTDNPVVKHPFTHEPYIPGSSLKGKVRSLLELKSGLISKNEDPRKPLSAKILMKEHLSPEEKQSAEKIIKLFGASADTKTKEDLNLGPTRVSFSDCFLTEKCREKAQKGEIVLTEVKAENSINRITGTAENPRFTERVPAGVEFCFSITLKEFEGDEGLEELLLEGLKLLEYDALGGSGSRGYGRIKFEFDDNELKEKFKKIKAFN
- the csm5 gene encoding type III-A CRISPR-associated RAMP protein Csm5; protein product: MQTFKIEAQVVSPLHIGTGEVYEPTEFFIDPSRRELCIIDFEKFCAHFSASELQKFKKICFAGTLQSLLNLYAFVDQTCLNFLNQGLRDFIVRRIELCEGFLEHYRRMQSLTGKQLEKEFNKFTIYRTAFSPNDNQPIIPGSSVKGALRTAVLNKRRHKVQGKSYQDYCRQNRRGRIKCEAKKLEQEILNYENFKNDPFRLIKVSDFRPKGPVKTRIVYAVNRKKDGTSARGPYQILEVIEPGAIFEGEITIHDPPPRIKTKDSRKTCLISAPVSFEELIQAATAFYGGERDREFEDLSQMGASVPLFPEEGTPLRVGRHSGAECVTIEGFRHILIRGKGKNTYQDHATTLWLAGEFSKVHNPSGLKPFGWVVFHKPDAKGSKSSGKTSSTKETKPGLDVSKLGKRFKLVVKKK
- a CDS encoding dihydropteroate synthase, which codes for MSQTVVCIAESINIMSKTIGPAMRERNPEPIQKMAKEETELGADYLDLNIGPAKKDGPDLAAWIVKTVQEVVDTPLSLDTTNPEAMIAGIKAAKDPSKVLMNSISAQPERMEKLIPFAAEVGCDVVALLWGPEGMPRDANERAAMAVDLIMALNEAGIPNEKIWVDPIGTPITLGADQILEGLNFLAMLSDIAPGCKSTIGLSNVSNGVPKHLRPYLDRVYLMMLMKYNIYSAILNIYDQELVEIAKGKHPEWVKLVHDMMDGDEPDPATLSPKELEIYKTARVLLGKTIFSESWLEL
- a CDS encoding rubredoxin translates to MAANMYEGAYICSTSNCGYMYIPSKGDRKGKIPPGTPFEELPEDWRCPVCGASKKAFRPMQEVEE
- the fdhF gene encoding formate dehydrogenase subunit alpha is translated as MVGAGPAGLTCAYFLRLKGHDVTIFEARDEPGGMPRWAYPDYKIPKDILRLEIDQILELGVELRTGKRWGYDFAIEDLFNEGFSAVFLAIGSYKCRSTNFPGEEHTVTGLSVLYQLNSGDIPKVGKKVLVLGGGYTAIDVARSLLRLGADVTLVYPRSRMEMPAPQREVLEAEKEGVHLFLMAQPLRIAKEGEKYRVLIARTRLSSPEKSKARKVEPVPGTEKEFEYDFVVRAWGEEPDIEFKKYGKIEAKLAVNPKGIIKVATGTQATNIPGIWAGGDFVSGPKTVIQAVASGRRAAENIDKYLREEKQPTKKSAVTVKFDFNRGRRFEDMDLDFYADFPVIPRERPGEVSLSERKNSFKEIYETLSEEAARKEAERCLKCGCLGYHKCSFRDLLIAENVPATKGRKRAKYKLETDHFFIEVDSNKCVGCYRCVRVCQYGGIELTIFAQDTPEEEIHFSFTEDCVSCGACVDACPTGALTRKDSSVPFVREEAKVIRTVCPYCGTGCNVLASVKNESILEMRAASGPPNYGDLCVKGRFGYQFYRSPERLKKPLLRESRDEDFREVSWEEALDFVAERLRKIKDEFGPDAIGVLCSARTTNEDTYVAQKFARAVIGTHNVDNPARVUHAPSVAGLAATFGSGAATGPFDELERTDLLILWGANTTEAHPVIGGRILKALARGMKLIVVDPRKTELAEKALLWLPIRPGTNVPLANGIAHVILKENLCNQEFIEKRTENFEAYANYILSEWPLERVERLTGVRREYIVQLARLYARSEKALIFWGLGVTEHRSGSQGAMALANLALLCGHVGRPGTGAMPLRGQNNVQGACDMGALPYVLPAYQKMADPLVKKKFLDIWGVPLPENPGLTETMMYRAALDGSVKALYVIGYDVAATHGNLKRVHNALSSLDLLVVQDIFWPVTANFAHVVFPAACLFEKDGTTDNGERRVQRIRKLIDPPGEAWPDWKIVAEVSKRLGYHMDYRCAEDIFNEMRRIMPSFAGITYERLEKETLCWPVPDLDHPGTELMFQEKFSRDSGKGFFAIPKYYSSLDKIESSYPLILITGRRLMHYNCGSMTRRVEALYEALPEELVEINPKDARKLKVRERDPIKIITPRGEIVARAHITTRVRPGIIFMDFHFEDPLTNLITSAGIDTEVHTPEYKVACARIEKL
- the csm2 gene encoding type III-A CRISPR-associated protein Csm2, translating into MALVEQIWKDKAKGEVNPLAFSALAQKLAHHISEEGGGPRGRKNKSTQLRKYYDVIFNLNQRAKSQLDEAKWNVILAQLHKQLALVHYSKGRDLITDSFVSMMDELIKAVNNQKDLQVITDFLEAFMAYYKECRPRN
- the csm4 gene encoding type III-A CRISPR-associated RAMP protein Csm4, encoding MKFLEIIIEPLSAFGTPLKGDTIFGHFFWQLIYDPELISGNLSHLKDTYGHEPIVVFSSAFPRLKEGWLMPRPSLPLKYFHTEKGQDCFETLSKRKDQKKKKWMLVKELKINLENTEFLNDTEATDLLRQEIGDYFAAQEVKSFVKKLAQPHNAINRKTFSTGEGFAPYQLENSWFLPEMKLSVFVLYREEVLDVKQIKKAFLRIGLTGFGRDASSGLGRFRLISIKEHPLPEPQNMLYTLSPYVPRENEYERLWYQPFVRFGRHGSYLVLSKNPFKNPILMADEGAVVQCKEPKGPYLGRALTGLSKAESNTLGQGFSIVLPLEGL